A section of the Ruania halotolerans genome encodes:
- a CDS encoding FAD-dependent oxidoreductase — MTHTPAPNPPTVAGLGRPATSGVGDELSTDVLVVGGGLGGVAAALAALEAGCRVVLTEEYRWLGGQLTSQAVPLDEHSWIEQFGATARYRRLREGIRDYYRQHYPLTERARAERYLNPGNGLVSRMCAEPAVGAAVLEQMLAPHRTSGRLVVLQPAVPVSADVDGDLVRAVTLRLTESNRQVSVAARYVLDATELGDLLPMTGAEYVTGFESRHETGEPSAPEEAQPDNQQAFSWCFTVDHVDGEDHTIDPPSDYAQWRAKQPDYWGAPMISLTAPDPRTLEISTRTFTPHPAPRTGAVADQAKDPGDSELWTFRRIIDRTNFTPGTFASDVVLVNWPMIDYLDGTLVDVTAEESERHQAAARRQSLSMLYWLQTEAPRPDGGTGFPGLRLRGDLTGGPDGLAMAPYIRESRRLRTVGRVTENDLSIAVKGHGRPFTTPDSVGIGMYRVDLHPSSGGDNYVDVASTPFEIPLGVLLPRRMRNLLPAGKNIGTTHITNGAFRLHPTEWNIGEASGALAAYCLHRGIEPRTVRESSSDLHDYQTLLTRDGVELHWPDVVGY; from the coding sequence ATGACCCACACACCCGCGCCGAACCCGCCCACGGTGGCGGGTCTCGGGAGGCCTGCGACCAGCGGGGTCGGCGACGAGCTCAGCACCGACGTGCTCGTCGTCGGTGGCGGACTCGGCGGCGTAGCCGCCGCACTCGCTGCACTCGAGGCCGGGTGCCGGGTGGTGCTCACCGAGGAGTACCGGTGGCTCGGCGGGCAACTCACCAGCCAGGCAGTCCCACTGGACGAGCACAGTTGGATCGAGCAGTTCGGTGCCACCGCACGCTACCGCCGGCTGCGCGAGGGGATCCGCGACTACTACCGGCAGCACTATCCGTTGACTGAGCGAGCCCGGGCCGAGAGGTACCTGAACCCGGGCAACGGCCTGGTCAGCCGCATGTGCGCCGAACCCGCCGTCGGCGCTGCCGTCCTGGAGCAGATGCTCGCCCCGCACCGCACGTCCGGGCGGCTCGTGGTGCTGCAGCCGGCGGTACCCGTGAGCGCCGACGTGGACGGTGATCTGGTGCGAGCGGTGACCCTGCGGCTGACCGAGTCCAACCGGCAGGTCAGCGTCGCGGCACGGTACGTGCTCGATGCCACCGAGCTCGGCGACCTACTGCCGATGACCGGTGCCGAGTACGTCACGGGTTTCGAGTCCCGGCATGAGACCGGGGAGCCGAGCGCGCCCGAGGAGGCGCAGCCAGACAACCAGCAGGCGTTCAGCTGGTGCTTCACCGTGGACCACGTCGACGGTGAAGACCACACGATCGATCCGCCGTCGGACTACGCACAATGGCGCGCCAAACAGCCCGACTACTGGGGCGCGCCGATGATCTCGCTGACCGCGCCGGATCCCCGCACCCTGGAGATCTCCACCCGCACCTTCACCCCGCACCCGGCGCCGCGCACCGGCGCCGTGGCGGACCAGGCGAAAGATCCCGGGGACAGCGAGCTGTGGACGTTTCGCAGGATCATCGATCGCACCAACTTCACCCCCGGCACCTTCGCCAGTGACGTAGTGCTGGTGAACTGGCCGATGATCGACTACCTCGACGGCACCCTGGTGGACGTTACGGCCGAGGAGTCCGAGCGGCACCAGGCGGCTGCCCGCCGGCAGTCCCTCTCGATGCTGTACTGGCTGCAGACCGAAGCACCCCGCCCGGACGGCGGCACCGGCTTCCCCGGGCTGCGATTGCGCGGGGACCTGACCGGCGGACCGGACGGGCTCGCCATGGCTCCCTACATCCGCGAGTCGCGCCGGCTGCGCACGGTGGGCCGGGTGACGGAGAACGACCTGTCCATCGCGGTCAAAGGGCACGGCCGCCCGTTCACCACACCGGACTCGGTGGGCATCGGCATGTACCGGGTGGATCTGCACCCCTCCTCCGGCGGTGACAACTACGTGGACGTGGCCAGCACACCGTTCGAGATCCCGCTCGGTGTGCTGCTGCCGCGACGGATGCGCAACCTGCTGCCGGCCGGCAAGAACATCGGCACCACGCACATCACCAACGGCGCGTTCCGCCTGCACCCGACCGAATGGAACATCGGTGAGGCATCCGGCGCGCTCGCGGCGTACTGCCTGCACCGCGGAATCGAGCCTCGCACGGTGCGCGAGAGCTCCTCCGATCTGCACGACTACCAGACCCTGCTCACCCGCGACGGCGTCGAACTGCACTG
- a CDS encoding LacI family DNA-binding transcriptional regulator yields MTTKGTPSLRITQRRIAELAGVSQSTVSLVVNGKADAISRIPAETRERVMQVLREAEYVADPAARRLAGVGNRLIGVFTYEPAFPAASRDFYTSLLTGIESQAERLGYDLLMFTSAPVHEGRRRLFHPANRLRLADGCLLLGLEMDGGELERLVDSGFPFVAIGRRAARGVPYVAADYVAGTAELVERAWNAGHRSFALLHRESTGESVLDRLLGFDTELQRRSPDGAALALRRATDGLELEADWAALRRSGATVAFVEDPHHAQRIHAMAMRDGVSVPGDLSLVTLADPSHGSATDPDLTRLSPPRTRLGAEALTLLGRILDPDVEVTDSERRITLPCALVSGSTLAAPTTPNLEETS; encoded by the coding sequence ATGACCACCAAAGGCACACCGTCACTGCGGATCACCCAGCGCCGCATCGCGGAACTGGCCGGCGTGAGCCAGTCCACGGTCTCGCTCGTGGTCAACGGCAAAGCGGATGCCATCAGCCGGATCCCCGCCGAGACCCGCGAACGCGTGATGCAGGTGCTGCGCGAGGCCGAATACGTGGCCGATCCCGCAGCGCGCCGGCTCGCGGGAGTGGGTAACCGGCTGATCGGCGTCTTCACCTACGAACCCGCCTTCCCGGCCGCGAGCCGGGACTTCTACACCTCACTGCTCACCGGGATCGAGTCTCAGGCCGAACGCCTCGGCTACGACCTGTTGATGTTCACCTCTGCCCCAGTCCACGAGGGCCGGCGCCGCCTCTTTCACCCGGCCAACCGGTTGCGCCTGGCCGACGGATGCCTGCTCCTCGGCCTCGAAATGGACGGTGGCGAGCTGGAGCGGCTCGTGGACAGCGGCTTCCCGTTCGTGGCGATCGGTCGGCGTGCGGCACGCGGGGTCCCCTATGTGGCTGCCGACTACGTGGCCGGCACTGCCGAACTGGTCGAGCGGGCGTGGAACGCGGGTCATCGCAGCTTCGCTCTACTGCACCGGGAGAGCACCGGTGAATCGGTGCTCGATCGTCTGCTCGGCTTCGATACCGAACTGCAACGGCGCAGTCCGGACGGCGCCGCCCTCGCCCTGCGCCGCGCCACTGACGGCCTCGAGCTGGAAGCCGACTGGGCCGCACTGCGCCGCAGCGGTGCCACGGTCGCCTTCGTCGAGGACCCTCACCACGCCCAGCGCATCCACGCGATGGCGATGCGTGATGGCGTCAGCGTTCCCGGCGACCTCTCGCTGGTCACCTTGGCGGACCCCTCGCACGGTTCGGCCACCGACCCCGACCTGACGCGGCTCAGCCCGCCCCGGACTCGCCTCGGTGCCGAGGCCCTCACCTTGCTCGGGCGAATCCTCGACCCCGACGTCGAGGTAACCGACAGCGAACGACGTATCACCCTGCCGTGTGCCCTCGTGAGCGGATCCACGCTCGCAGCGCCGACCACCCCGAACCTGGAGGAAACCTCATGA
- a CDS encoding DUF1349 domain-containing protein gives MTIAREGGRRAVAALIAAGFALVTVAGAALPAAAETADPPPGWPEFGYQGVITDKDELDFNPTDEFIFPSVFHAGEHLSDPLGEWYLYYAPHDDPGGIAMMYADSLEGPWTEYGDNPLITNTWGDHYDVPHVSSADAIWNEEAGRMFLYFHGSNAQTRWAESDDGVTFDYGGIAVENSMGGPAVTETSYARVFDHPDPDSDYAYGMFYMGNETDDVRRIRLAESVDGRTWTVDPDYVVAPGEEEGQNVSGGNLWEWNDQLYVIYHASSGNSYARTIDESLRDVGEEPILLHSSSGQGDDVGRVAAPDIVTADGETYLFYESGDRLGATIAYAKEGAEVILPPPFGGFPEDPENPVFARCAVAGSDEFDGDSLAEDTWDRVIRENVAAHEVSDGALSIPTSTGGVSAAPLLQQELPDAPWQVTTRVTIDAQERFQQAGLLLYTDDSHYAKLDLGQATPGPTVELVYHRDGSNRQDAAPPQIEGTSTIWLRYTSDGSTIRASVSYDGETFTRYGREIDVAEAGFTHVGPYAFRGIESTPEIDATFDWFRFSPDAEAYAECIDEGSEPDTVALEALVLEARALDTEGYTEESVTELLGAIAAAEAVLADAQDQAQVDAALAALGAAIDGLESVTDPVPPEPTPAPAPTDPPAPEPTEPPVDQDGDPASGAPSGDDDLAETGPSTALAALGVAAALLCAGGVLMALHRRQHG, from the coding sequence ATGACGATCGCACGAGAGGGCGGCAGACGAGCCGTCGCGGCACTGATCGCAGCCGGGTTCGCCCTGGTGACGGTGGCCGGTGCGGCTCTACCGGCTGCCGCCGAGACGGCGGACCCGCCCCCCGGTTGGCCGGAGTTCGGCTACCAAGGGGTCATCACCGACAAGGACGAGCTCGATTTCAACCCGACGGACGAGTTCATCTTCCCGAGCGTGTTCCACGCCGGAGAGCACCTGTCGGACCCCTTGGGCGAGTGGTACCTGTACTACGCCCCGCACGATGACCCAGGCGGAATCGCGATGATGTACGCCGACAGCCTCGAGGGGCCATGGACCGAGTACGGCGACAACCCGCTGATCACCAACACGTGGGGTGACCACTACGACGTGCCGCATGTCTCCAGCGCTGACGCGATCTGGAACGAGGAAGCGGGGCGGATGTTCCTGTATTTCCACGGCAGCAACGCGCAGACACGCTGGGCCGAGAGCGACGATGGAGTCACCTTCGACTACGGCGGCATCGCCGTCGAGAACAGCATGGGCGGGCCAGCAGTCACCGAGACCAGCTACGCCCGGGTGTTCGACCATCCGGATCCGGACTCGGACTATGCCTACGGGATGTTCTACATGGGCAATGAGACTGACGACGTGCGCCGCATCCGGTTGGCGGAGTCAGTGGATGGACGGACCTGGACGGTCGATCCCGATTACGTGGTGGCCCCGGGCGAGGAAGAAGGGCAGAACGTCTCCGGCGGCAACCTCTGGGAATGGAACGATCAGCTGTACGTGATCTACCACGCCTCAAGCGGCAACTCGTACGCGCGCACCATCGACGAATCCCTGCGAGATGTGGGCGAGGAGCCGATCCTGCTGCACTCATCCAGCGGGCAGGGCGATGACGTCGGCCGGGTGGCTGCGCCGGACATCGTGACCGCTGACGGCGAGACGTACCTGTTCTACGAGTCCGGTGACCGCCTGGGTGCCACGATCGCCTACGCGAAAGAAGGGGCCGAGGTGATCCTCCCGCCGCCGTTCGGCGGCTTCCCCGAAGATCCCGAGAACCCGGTGTTCGCCCGCTGCGCGGTGGCCGGCAGCGACGAGTTCGACGGCGATTCACTCGCCGAGGACACGTGGGATCGCGTCATCCGCGAGAACGTCGCTGCCCACGAGGTCAGCGACGGCGCACTGAGCATTCCCACCTCCACGGGCGGGGTGTCCGCGGCGCCGCTACTCCAGCAGGAGCTGCCGGACGCACCCTGGCAGGTGACCACCCGGGTCACTATCGATGCCCAGGAGCGCTTCCAGCAGGCGGGTCTGCTGCTCTACACCGACGACTCTCACTACGCCAAACTCGACCTGGGCCAGGCGACACCTGGACCGACCGTGGAACTCGTCTACCACCGAGATGGCAGCAACCGCCAGGACGCAGCGCCGCCACAGATCGAGGGCACGAGCACGATCTGGCTGCGCTACACCAGCGACGGATCGACCATCCGCGCGAGCGTCTCCTACGACGGCGAGACCTTCACCCGGTACGGGCGCGAAATCGACGTTGCCGAGGCAGGCTTCACCCACGTGGGCCCGTACGCGTTCCGGGGCATCGAGTCCACCCCGGAGATCGACGCGACGTTCGACTGGTTCCGGTTCAGCCCGGACGCCGAGGCATACGCCGAGTGCATCGATGAGGGCTCCGAGCCCGACACCGTCGCGCTCGAGGCGCTGGTGCTCGAGGCCCGCGCCCTGGATACAGAGGGTTACACCGAGGAGTCGGTCACCGAACTCCTCGGCGCCATCGCGGCGGCGGAAGCCGTCCTCGCCGATGCCCAGGATCAGGCACAGGTCGATGCGGCGCTCGCCGCGCTCGGGGCAGCGATCGACGGCCTCGAATCGGTCACCGATCCAGTGCCACCCGAGCCGACTCCGGCGCCGGCGCCGACCGACCCGCCTGCACCGGAGCCGACCGAACCGCCGGTGGACCAGGACGGTGACCCCGCGAGCGGGGCGCCCAGCGGTGACGATGACCTCGCTGAGACCGGGCCGTCGACGGCCCTCGCGGCTCTCGGAGTGGCCGCGGCCCTGCTCTGTGCCGGCGGAGTCCTGATGGCGCTCCATCGGCGCCAGCATGGCTGA
- a CDS encoding aspartate/glutamate racemase family protein yields the protein MRRIGLLGGMSWESSIEYERLLNEGVWERLGGVASADLIVRSYNFAEIERLQAAGEWDTAGAMLAADARLLQDAGAELILLCTNTMHRVADAIEAALDVPFLHLADATADAVHAAGLDAVGLLGTRYTMEGDFYRGRLTARGLSVLVPDEPDRTTVHQVIYDELVQGRIETASKAHYLAAIDRLIERGAQGIIAGCTEIELLITGEDVPVPFFPTTRLHVQRALELALA from the coding sequence ATGCGACGGATCGGTCTGCTGGGTGGAATGAGCTGGGAAAGTTCGATCGAGTACGAGCGCCTCCTCAACGAGGGAGTCTGGGAGCGTCTGGGCGGGGTGGCCTCAGCCGACCTGATCGTGCGCAGCTACAACTTCGCCGAGATCGAACGACTCCAGGCGGCAGGGGAGTGGGACACCGCGGGCGCCATGCTCGCTGCGGACGCCCGCCTCCTGCAGGACGCCGGAGCCGAACTCATCCTGCTGTGCACCAACACCATGCACCGAGTGGCGGATGCGATCGAGGCCGCCCTGGACGTGCCGTTCCTGCACCTGGCCGACGCCACCGCGGACGCCGTGCACGCGGCCGGGCTGGACGCCGTCGGGCTGCTCGGCACCCGCTACACGATGGAGGGCGACTTCTACCGCGGGCGGCTCACCGCGCGCGGATTGAGCGTGCTCGTCCCGGACGAGCCGGACCGCACCACGGTGCACCAGGTGATCTACGACGAACTCGTCCAGGGCCGCATCGAAACGGCGTCCAAGGCCCACTACCTGGCGGCGATCGACCGGCTCATCGAGCGCGGTGCGCAAGGAATCATCGCCGGCTGCACCGAGATCGAGCTGCTCATCACGGGCGAGGACGTGCCCGTCCCGTTCTTCCCCACGACGCGATTGCACGTGCAGCGGGCACTGGAGCTTGCCCTCGCCTGA
- a CDS encoding DUF2255 family protein: protein MTFDAVTELLDTTPVVAVVTTRANGAAIATPIWSMVVDGQAYLRSAYGDGSWWYRHVLAGRPVAFAMGDGALAERDRAAALELPRERVSTSYVPADDPVQQLIDAELLRKYTGAPQASIDSMLSAQARACTLRVEPADER, encoded by the coding sequence ATGACCTTCGATGCCGTCACGGAACTGCTCGACACGACGCCCGTGGTGGCGGTCGTGACCACCCGGGCCAACGGCGCCGCCATCGCCACCCCCATCTGGTCGATGGTGGTTGACGGCCAGGCGTACCTGCGTTCAGCCTACGGTGACGGCTCCTGGTGGTACCGGCACGTCCTGGCCGGGCGCCCGGTTGCCTTCGCCATGGGCGACGGTGCACTCGCTGAGCGTGACCGTGCCGCCGCTTTGGAACTGCCGCGCGAGCGGGTCAGCACCAGCTATGTGCCGGCCGATGATCCGGTGCAGCAACTGATCGACGCCGAACTGCTGCGCAAGTACACCGGCGCACCACAGGCCTCGATCGACTCGATGCTCAGCGCCCAGGCGCGGGCGTGCACGCTCCGGGTCGAGCCCGCCGACGAGCGCTGA
- a CDS encoding MFS transporter, with the protein MNRPSIPTEIKVLVAAAFVIAIGFGLVSPVLPAYARSFNVGVAAASVVVSVFAFFRLAFAPAGGALVARLGERPIYLTGLVIVALSSLATAFAQSYVQLLVLRGVGGIGSTMFTVSSMALVVRMAPPEIRGRCSSAYATSFLLGGMLGPVLGGLLAEFGLRVPFVVYAVFLLVAAAIVAVRLRGPRARVGSGGPDETQRPPMKVAQAWRIQTYRAALVSGFANGWCNFGVRVAVLPQLAVAVHDATWVAGAALALASVGTAGALQISGRWADSAGRRPVVLTGLVVTGLGLGVMGVADSLAALLALSVFSGVGAGLMNPAQQASLADVVGTDRSGSKVLAAFQMSQDSGAILGPILIGVVADQVGFAWAFAATGVVALLATIPWLRAPETAPARQDDPV; encoded by the coding sequence GTGAACCGTCCCTCCATTCCCACCGAGATCAAGGTGCTGGTGGCGGCCGCCTTCGTGATCGCCATCGGATTCGGTCTCGTCTCACCGGTTCTGCCCGCGTACGCGCGATCCTTCAACGTGGGTGTGGCCGCGGCCTCGGTAGTGGTGAGCGTGTTCGCGTTCTTCCGGCTCGCATTCGCCCCAGCCGGCGGAGCGCTGGTGGCACGGCTCGGAGAGCGACCGATCTACCTGACCGGTCTGGTGATCGTGGCACTGAGCTCGTTGGCGACGGCGTTCGCCCAGTCGTACGTGCAACTGCTGGTGTTGCGCGGCGTGGGCGGGATCGGCTCGACCATGTTCACGGTCTCGTCCATGGCGCTGGTGGTGCGGATGGCGCCGCCGGAGATCCGCGGCCGATGCTCATCGGCCTATGCCACCTCATTCCTGCTCGGTGGTATGCTCGGCCCGGTGCTCGGCGGGTTGCTGGCCGAATTCGGCCTGCGGGTGCCGTTCGTGGTGTACGCGGTATTCCTGCTGGTGGCGGCCGCCATCGTGGCGGTGCGGTTGCGTGGCCCGCGGGCGCGGGTGGGCTCAGGTGGGCCCGACGAGACGCAGCGACCGCCGATGAAGGTGGCGCAGGCATGGCGGATCCAGACCTACCGAGCCGCCCTGGTTTCCGGGTTCGCGAACGGGTGGTGCAATTTCGGCGTGCGAGTGGCAGTGCTGCCGCAGTTGGCGGTGGCGGTGCACGATGCGACCTGGGTGGCCGGAGCGGCGCTGGCGCTCGCCTCAGTGGGAACAGCAGGGGCTCTGCAGATTTCGGGGCGATGGGCGGATTCCGCGGGTCGGCGCCCGGTGGTGCTCACCGGGTTGGTGGTGACCGGGTTGGGCCTCGGGGTGATGGGGGTGGCGGACTCACTGGCGGCGCTGTTGGCGTTGTCGGTGTTCTCCGGCGTGGGGGCGGGGTTGATGAATCCGGCCCAGCAGGCGTCCTTGGCGGATGTGGTGGGGACGGACCGCAGTGGGAGCAAAGTGCTCGCGGCGTTCCAGATGTCACAAGATTCCGGCGCCATTCTGGGGCCGATCCTGATCGGTGTGGTGGCCGACCAGGTTGGATTCGCGTGGGCGTTCGCCGCCACCGGGGTGGTGGCGCTGCTCGCGACGATCCCGTGGTTGCGGGCGCCGGAGACGGCACCGGCGCGGCAGGACGATCCGGTCTAG
- a CDS encoding DeoR/GlpR family DNA-binding transcription regulator → MSRADSASSDRSRHLPAHRRGALADFVAERGQVAVAELAERFHVSIDTIRRDLDQLDTDGLVIRTHGGAVSKSAAPVGDRKLDLRLHMHIEEKETIAALTARLVQDDSVIMLNGGTTTLAVVRHLRERRGLTIATNNLRIPAELPAGMQCELYVFGGHVRTVAQTTTGSVSFGVTNRPDEIAVRADLAIIGVGAVASTGFSTSNVGDAAMMAEMMDHAERVAVVADSSKFARPLFAQIAALDRATYLITDAAPPPPIAAQLKECGVSVITP, encoded by the coding sequence ATGTCCCGCGCTGATTCCGCCTCCAGTGACCGTTCTCGTCACCTGCCCGCGCACCGCCGCGGCGCACTGGCCGACTTCGTCGCGGAACGGGGGCAGGTCGCAGTGGCCGAGCTCGCCGAACGGTTCCACGTCTCGATCGACACCATCCGGCGCGATCTGGACCAGTTGGACACCGATGGCCTGGTGATCCGCACCCACGGCGGCGCCGTCAGCAAATCGGCCGCCCCGGTGGGAGACCGCAAACTCGACCTGCGGCTTCACATGCATATCGAGGAGAAGGAGACGATCGCGGCCCTGACTGCGCGGCTGGTGCAAGACGATTCGGTCATCATGCTCAACGGTGGGACGACCACACTCGCCGTGGTCCGACACCTGCGCGAGCGGCGCGGATTGACCATCGCCACGAACAACCTTCGGATTCCGGCGGAGCTGCCCGCAGGTATGCAGTGCGAGCTCTACGTGTTCGGAGGGCACGTGCGTACCGTCGCGCAGACGACCACGGGATCGGTGTCCTTCGGGGTGACGAACCGCCCGGACGAGATCGCTGTGCGGGCGGACCTGGCGATCATCGGCGTCGGTGCCGTGGCGAGCACGGGATTCTCCACCAGTAATGTGGGCGATGCGGCCATGATGGCCGAGATGATGGACCATGCCGAGCGGGTGGCAGTGGTGGCGGATTCGTCGAAGTTCGCCCGGCCCCTGTTCGCTCAGATTGCCGCACTCGATCGGGCCACCTACCTGATCACCGATGCCGCTCCCCCGCCGCCGATCGCCGCGCAGCTCAAGGAGTGCGGGGTCTCGGTCATCACGCCCTGA
- a CDS encoding ABC transporter substrate-binding protein yields the protein MSTGARRTRRLAGTAGLAALSLVVAAGCSDGGDAGGDGDVTIEFAQWWEPELPDGAFAEIIAGFEEENPNVNVELVSAPYASTQEQLFAGSASGTMPDVMGLDAVWVNDFANQGAIADLSALMSEYGYDDSQLASQVQVDGATYMIPVVNFIYPLFTNDDLLAEAGIDAPPATRQEFLDAAVAISELGGDTTGWALPLSLEQPNGVLNDVMPWVWSSGGSMLADGQPDLTNPEMTAAIEYVQQLWDAGAVAPGSFTMKEPDKVEEFTNGRVGMMISSLAHINLLQETNPDLNFSVSPIPTEEGFSGESGLTYASWGIGVAESSEHPEEAFALIEYLMETETNGDLSTIANGFPGNTEAVPDFVEDDPLMADAFEIYQNTTPVNEFSGLPAAEQLMRSFAEQLQATLNGDQDVNQMLEQTQTAWSDEF from the coding sequence ATGAGCACTGGTGCTCGACGCACACGGAGGCTCGCCGGCACCGCCGGGCTAGCCGCATTGAGTCTCGTGGTGGCCGCTGGCTGCAGTGACGGTGGAGACGCCGGCGGTGACGGCGACGTGACCATCGAGTTCGCGCAGTGGTGGGAGCCGGAGCTCCCCGACGGCGCATTCGCCGAGATCATCGCCGGCTTCGAGGAGGAGAACCCGAACGTCAACGTCGAACTCGTCTCCGCTCCGTACGCCTCCACCCAGGAACAACTCTTCGCCGGCTCCGCCTCCGGCACGATGCCCGACGTGATGGGCCTGGACGCCGTCTGGGTCAACGACTTTGCCAATCAGGGCGCCATCGCCGACCTGAGCGCCTTGATGAGCGAGTACGGCTATGACGACAGCCAGCTCGCCAGCCAGGTGCAGGTGGACGGTGCTACCTACATGATCCCGGTGGTCAACTTCATCTACCCGCTGTTCACCAACGACGACCTTCTTGCCGAGGCCGGAATCGACGCACCACCGGCCACACGGCAAGAGTTCCTCGACGCGGCCGTCGCGATCTCCGAGCTCGGCGGTGACACCACGGGTTGGGCGCTACCGCTTTCCCTCGAGCAGCCCAACGGCGTGCTCAACGACGTGATGCCGTGGGTGTGGTCCTCCGGCGGTTCGATGCTCGCCGACGGTCAGCCCGATCTGACCAACCCCGAGATGACGGCGGCCATCGAGTACGTGCAGCAGCTCTGGGACGCCGGGGCCGTGGCGCCCGGATCATTCACCATGAAGGAGCCGGACAAGGTCGAAGAGTTCACCAACGGCCGCGTCGGAATGATGATCTCCTCGCTCGCGCACATCAACCTGCTCCAGGAGACCAACCCGGATCTCAACTTCAGCGTCTCACCCATCCCGACCGAGGAAGGGTTCTCGGGTGAGTCGGGACTGACCTACGCCTCCTGGGGGATCGGCGTGGCCGAGAGCAGCGAACACCCCGAAGAAGCGTTCGCGCTGATCGAGTACCTGATGGAGACCGAGACGAACGGCGACCTCTCCACGATCGCCAACGGCTTCCCCGGAAACACCGAGGCCGTGCCGGACTTCGTGGAAGACGACCCGCTGATGGCGGATGCGTTCGAGATCTACCAGAACACCACCCCCGTCAACGAGTTCTCCGGTCTGCCGGCCGCCGAGCAGCTGATGCGTTCCTTCGCCGAACAGCTCCAGGCCACCCTCAACGGTGACCAGGACGTCAACCAGATGCTCGAACAGACCCAGACCGCCTGGTCCGACGAGTTCTAG
- a CDS encoding carbohydrate ABC transporter permease, with amino-acid sequence MLEPLAFLSPTLILLAVLMVLPIVLVIGYAFMDNVVTNPDPEFVGTKNLVEIATDPTFHIALRNTVVFTVVSVVAHMILGLTFAMLLNSKRISATSRTVLRAIYIMPWLFTVAVIAVLWRMLLAPSGVINYLLSTDVEWLADPKLALGTVTVINIWAGYPFFMVSLLAGLQGIPGDLYEAARVDGASPVQQFFHVTLPQLRQIIISLLLLDMIWTSAQQFALIWMTTGGGPLSSTEMLSTYTYKLAFDDYEFGLASASAVLVLAVSMVLAFFYVRHEKARES; translated from the coding sequence ATGCTCGAGCCGCTGGCGTTCCTCTCGCCCACGCTGATCCTGCTCGCCGTGCTCATGGTGCTGCCGATCGTGCTGGTGATCGGCTATGCGTTCATGGACAACGTGGTGACCAACCCGGACCCCGAGTTCGTCGGCACGAAGAACCTCGTCGAGATCGCCACCGACCCGACCTTCCACATCGCCCTGCGCAACACGGTGGTCTTCACCGTGGTGAGCGTGGTGGCGCACATGATCCTCGGCCTCACCTTCGCGATGCTGCTGAACAGCAAGCGGATCTCGGCCACCAGCCGCACCGTGCTGCGGGCGATCTACATCATGCCGTGGCTGTTCACCGTGGCCGTGATCGCCGTGCTGTGGCGGATGCTGCTGGCGCCGAGCGGAGTGATCAACTACCTGCTTTCGACCGATGTGGAATGGCTCGCCGACCCGAAGCTCGCGCTCGGCACTGTCACGGTCATCAACATCTGGGCCGGCTACCCGTTCTTCATGGTGAGCCTGCTCGCCGGGCTGCAAGGCATCCCTGGCGATCTGTACGAGGCGGCCCGCGTGGACGGTGCCTCACCGGTGCAGCAGTTCTTCCACGTGACCCTGCCTCAACTGCGCCAGATCATCATCAGCCTCCTGCTGCTCGACATGATCTGGACCTCGGCGCAGCAATTCGCGCTGATCTGGATGACCACCGGCGGTGGACCGCTCAGTTCCACCGAGATGCTCAGCACCTACACCTACAAGCTGGCCTTCGACGACTACGAGTTCGGCCTCGCATCGGCCAGTGCCGTGCTGGTCCTGGCCGTCTCGATGGTGCTCGCGTTCTTCTACGTGCGGCACGAGAAGGCGAGGGAGTCATGA